The Bombus pascuorum chromosome 9, iyBomPasc1.1, whole genome shotgun sequence genome has a window encoding:
- the LOC132911009 gene encoding bromodomain adjacent to zinc finger domain protein 2B-like isoform X7, with amino-acid sequence MPGGYGLGAHHLPSAYAILGRGGSAPGFGGHTPASAPPPPPYSHSSLGTLSVAASQAASLGINPASAAWWTMASHLAAQDYLARLQGAAGLPGFPPGAESLLPPYPASLLNPPSLSSHKSSKSKSSKSHKTPASSSSSTTPSMTGSSLPVSTQAPVTSSHHSTSTSSTPNSQTNVVSSAKEGSDPSSILGGVRLPPDTEIIKYTSSIVGPKVPGTTNRGRKKTISLDTPSVSVHPPPVPALSAHQTNTTTSSLMMEPRKYNRTGTESNDYRESVDRVEVIKLPAHSTNGSALPAPSSYTTTTNASNSNDSDAPLNLSLKPSTTSSSSPISGSQPLSQLSNLSQSLLASDRTSRRKPGPKPRRVPQNSVPVPASPSPSLAQLFAAADSPQRPSSGSEESESASTTHHKDGRPRNLGRGVSKPKKNTVASLLAQSRALGIKPTPTLDPSVPLSHQVSLLRSNILAAQLHATATGQTDDKNQRSLQEKMKNKVLEVSGEESNMDVTSESGSNTDVVTDTDDDNADGVSSAKRRKVKPSERDLQVPLERGWKRETVIKGLGKSGVIKGDVSYYSPCGKTFRSSPDLAKFLEQQNPPDLTTANFSFSSRPLVGEFLQPTMGLAEAEFVRLGAQEVARRLEELRAAGGFRDVRTNNQYEREKLAYAKKLAKEEAQRHKEQARLIKEQEKTERQEAVRREREIRNQQLLEGRKRLAFTIKQKMKIIQEIERGKSKSDVARELGLASSTVATIWKNRESIAESWRNRDMMQHSDVEDSVAKKSGLSSSSSNLASVTSLVTNNTVLNTVNTTNSSTTGTTLPTAIVVAPPQVQVVPPPPPPPLPLPTTSATVVPSTSQPTQLSTPPISSTMSTGTTTTTNASMDNTQQAQTQTQSQELLEDPDEGPLEARKKRQEEVEKIRLEEQQRKQQERELKRQQAVMLKEQMYMQELTKQREMLYTVELERERRRQHMALVRALENRRKMEEREKKRLEARAERIATKEKRAEQRKVEMELIEQIRKPVEDMELTDHRPLPELKRLPGLKLSGQAFADIVMVFEFLHNFGETLGFDMESLPSLKSLQLALLNDEEAEEELLSVMTHLLVCAIEDPGIPQPARHTTGLGQSLRQADITHANISEVLRIYLYANATGEVKALTGVCLERERDKKFADHHQNGGDYASTCSGKNAQFYEHLHNNETWKMSERLRDKPFLALNPTHKAQMLAFLCNELLQNKAVIRQIEGSLETVAQLRKERFVLDTKIRKLRQLHSRKVRMEAVGVIVNKTGDTITIEKKEVDEEGNTTSTAVGTTPTPDEIHHEDEVEDMSENESEGTQPEEEEDKNLSGEELGKKLDKLLKQSEEQLQKLNSSSKQLRAHIFGQDRYWRRYWELACAGGIFVEAMESAEPEILELQAELDEKYKNVSMEEKSETKQEDTKVENRENEAPNDVKKEKKFNSSEQEADVKPLADKTKSEMDDVNCKKEPMQNCENLANMKEEKKNDLDNSMTDAKTNVTSEEIKQETEIVSMDADIKEETKKENDEADEDMKPALKIMEDKIVETIPNGDKFNHVNNLHNGKELNGTFISNNSNESNWFSILPRETCDTPGPSTKQIFGIAEPTELRIPVFPPPASPNYDRCDSPAPLILTQDEAAQLEYLKVHGLPPPGEAKPVPKDLRYGWWRITDVDTFQELLEHLHSRGVREKELKRTTWATMESFLAVTGKINVDPGNLTATELQATPDEPDTPIPKPDNPADWSEQVALRVDAQLLEQVEALEDKVANASMQIKGWKLPPRAGTEEAEEIEKLNEMEKISAVEQARQRLLSLEAAIERRYLKPPLGVCTGDPNLAALKAEQAAAANANSNNSDQSNQTPIPQEETTPRGLNNWREATARAHTSAQLAMALYMLEASIAWDKSIMKAVSLTPARNSVCVKLRNRCVSLKATTQYNQLLTTSQASNCQFCHSGDNEDKLLLCDGCDRGYHTYCFRPKMENIPDGDWYCHECMNKATGERNCLVCGKRVGKNLVLCELCPRAYHTDCHNPVMPKMPRGKWYCSNCHSKQPKKRNSSRRSHTKGAGTRESESSDHPPASPTPSTASNTHVEDVSSSEPATPTASPRKEGNNRTLTKKQQRELAPCKVLLEQLEQQDEAWPFLLPVNTKQFPTYKKIIKTPMDLSTIKKKLQDSVYKSRDEFCADVRQMFINCEVFNEDDSPVGKAGHGMRSFFEMRWTEITGAPPPHPQTHS; translated from the exons ATGCCGGGCGGGTATGGATTGGGGGCCCATCATTTACCATCGGCTTATGCCATCTTGGGCCGTGGTGGCTCTGCTCCCGGATTCGGGGGCCACACACCAGCTTCCgctccaccaccaccaccataCTCCCATAGCAGCCTTGGTACTCTGAGTGTAGCTGCCAGTCAGGCTGCGAGTTTAG gTATCAATCCTGCTAGTGCAGCGTGGTGGACAATGGCCTCACATTTAGCTGCACAGGACTACCTCGCGAGGTTACAAGGAGCGGCAGGGCTACCCGGATTTCCGCCTGGTGCCGAGAGCCTTCTGCCACCCTATCCTGCCTCTCTACTTAATCCCCCGTCCCTATCGTCCCACAAGTCTAGTAAGT CTAAGTCAAGCAAGAGTCACAAGACGCCAGCGAGCAGTAGCAGTTCGACGACGCCGAGTATGACGGGCAGCAGTTTACCGGTTTCGACTCAAGCACCAGTCACGTCGTCTCATCACAGCACGTCGACCAGCAGCACGCCGAATTCGCAAACGAACGTTGTCAG TTCTGCGAAAGAGGGCAG cgATCCTAGCAGTATATTAGGAGGTGTACGCCTACCACCTGATACGGAGATTATCAAGTACACGTCGAGCATAGTCGGTCCAAAGGTTCCTGGCACAACGAACCGCGGCAGGAAGAAGACTATATCCTTAGACACACCTAGCGTGAGTGTGCATCCACCGCCGGTACCTGCTCTCAGTGCTCATCAGACAAACACCACGACATCTTCGTTAATGATGGAACCGAGAAAATATAATCGCACGGgg ACCGAGTCGAACGATTATAGGGAGTCGGTGGATCGCGTGGAGGTGATCAAACTGCCGGCACACTCGACAAACGGCTCTGCCTTACCAGCGCCATCGTCGTATACAACAACCACTAACGCGAGCAATTCGAATGATTCGGACGCGCCGCTGAACCTCTCACTGAAACCCTCGACGACGAGCAGTAGCTCGCCGATTTCAGGCAGTCAGCCGCTCAGTCAGCTCAGTAATTTAAGTCAGTCGTTACTCGCCTCCGATAGAACTT CGAGAAGAAAGCCAGGACCGAAGCCTCGAAGGGTACCACAGAATTCCGTACCGGTGCCAGCATCGCCGAGTCCATCCTTGGCGCAGCTGTTCGCTGCAGCGGATTCACCTCAACGACCGAGCAGTGGAAGCGAGGAGAGCGAGAGCGCCAGCACGACCCACCACAAAGATGGTCGGCCGAGAAACTTGGGCCGTGGAGTATCTAAACCGAAGAAGAATACGGTGGCCTCGTTGCTAGCTCAGAGTAGAGCTTTGGGAATCAAACCGACGCCCACTTTGGATCCTAGTGTGCCATTGTCTCATCAGGTCTCGTTACTTAGGTCGAATATTCTGGCTGCTCAATTGCATGCCACTGCCACTGGCCAGACCGATGATAAGAATCAG CGGTCTTTACAGGAGAAGATGAAGAACAAGGTGCTCGAGGTATCCGGTGAGGAGAGTAACATGGACGTGACGAGCGAGAGCGGCAGCAACACCGACGTTGTGACGGACACCGACGACGACAACGCGGATGGCGTGTCTAGcgcgaagagaagaaaagtgAAGCCTAGCGAGAGGGATCTCCAGGTGCCGCTTGAGCGTGGCTGGAAGCGAGAGACCGTCATCAAGGGATTAGGAAAGTCAGGGGTGATAAAGGGTGACGTGTCTTATTATAGTCCTTGTGGAAAGACGTTCAGGAGTAGTCCGGATTTGGCGAAG TTTTTGGAGCAACAGAATCCACCCGACTTAACGACGGCAAACTTTTCCTTCTCGTCTCGTCCGCTTGTGGGTGAATTCCTGCAGCCAACGATGGGTCTCGCGGAGGCGGAATTCGTTAGGTTGGGCGCTCAGGAAGTTGCGAGAAGATTGGAGGAGTTGAGAGCCGCAGGTGGTTTCAGGGACGTGCGAACAAACAATCAGTACGAGAGGGAGAAACTGGCATATGCAAAAAAGCTAGCGAAAGAGGAGGCGCAACGACACAAGGAGCAAGCTAG GCTCATCAAGGAGCAAGAGAAAACGGAAAGGCAGGAGGCAGTGAGGCGAGAGCGGGAGATTCGAAATCAACAGCTGCTCGAG GGTCGAAAGCGGCTAGCGTTCACGATCAAGCAGAAAATGAAGATCATCCAAGAGATCGAACGCGGTAAGAGCAAGAGCGACGTGGCGCGCGAGCTGGGTCTGGCTAGCAGCACGGTGGCCACCATTTGGAAGAATCGGGAAAGCATCGCGGAGAGCTGGAGGAACCGCGACATGATGCAGCACTCTGATGTCGAGGACTCGGTCGCAAAAAAGTCCGGCCTGTCCTCATCATCGTCGAATTTGGCGTCCGTCACGTCGTTGGTGACGAACAATACGGTGTTAAACACCGTCAACACCACCAACAGTAGCACCACCGGCACCACGTTGCCCACCGCCATCGTGGTGGCACCGCCACAGGTGCAGGTGGTGccgccgccaccaccaccGCCTCTCCCATTGCCGACCACCTCCGCCACGGTCGTCCCGTCGACGTCGCAACCGACGCAGCTCTCCACACCGCCAATCTCCAGCACCATGTCCACAggcaccaccaccaccaccaacGCCAGCATGGACAATACTCAGCAGGCCCAGACCCAGACGCAAAGTCAGGAGCTTCTGGAG GACCCAGACGAAGGACCTCTCGAG GCTCGGAAAAAACGGCAGGAAGAGGTGGAGAAGATACGACTGGAAGAGCAACAACGGAAGCAACAG GAACGAGAACTGAAGCGGCAGCAGGCGGTTATGCTGAAAGAACAG ATGTACATGCAGGAGCTCACCAAGCAGCGCGAGATGCTCTACACCGTCGAGCTG GAGAGAGAACGAAGGAGACAACACATGGCGTTGGTTCGAGCGTTGGAAAATCGACGAAAAAtggaggaaagagagaagaaacggTTAGAGGCGAGAGCCGAGAGAATAGCGACTAAGGAGAAGCGAGCTGAACAGAGGAAGGTTGAGATGGAACTGATCGAACAGATCAGAAAGCCTGTCGAGGACATGGAGCTAACAG ATCACAGACCACTGCCAGAATTGAAACGACTACCTGGTCTCAAGCTGTCCGGTCAGGCGTTCGCAGACATCGTGATGGTGTTCGAATTTCTGCATAATTTCGGCGAGACTTTAGGCTTCG ATATGGAATCGCTCCCAAGCCTAAAAAGCCTTCAACTTGCGCTGCTAAATGACGAGGAAGCTGAGGAGGAACTCCTTTCCGTGATGACACATCTGTTAGTATGCGCGATCGAGGATCCAGGAATCCCTCAACCAGCAAGACACACAACCGGCCTTGGTCAAAGTTTACGTCAAGCTGATATAACGCACGCTAACATCAGCGAAGTCTTACGAATCTACTTATACGCGAACGCGACAGGAGAAGTGAAGGCTTTGACAGGAGTATGTCTGGAACGGGAACGCGATAAGAAATTCGCAGATCATCATCAGAATGGCGGTGACTATGCCTCGACCTGTTCAGGCAAGAACGCCCAATTCTACGAACACTTGCACAACAACGAAACATGGAAGATGTCCGAGAGGCTGAGGGACAAACCGTTCCTGGCCTTGAATCCCACGCATAAGGCGCAGATGCTCGCGTTTCTCTGCAACGAGCTATTGCAGAACAAGGCTGTGATCAGACAGATCGAGGGTAGCTTGGAGACGGTGGCTCAATTGAGGAAAGAGAGATTTGTGTTGGATACAAAAATTAGGAA ATTGAGGCAGTTGCATAGTCGAAAGGTTCGAATGGAAGCAGTTGGCGTAATCGTTAACAAAACTGGAGATACTATTACGATCGAGAAGAAAGAGGTTGACGAGGAAGGTAACACGACGTCGACAGCAGTGGGGACGACACCCACTCCCGATGAAATTCATCACGAAGACGAGGTTGAGGACATGTCCGAGAATGAGAGCGAAGGAACTCAGCCCGAGGAG GAGGAGGACAAAAATCTGTCCGGCGAAGAGCTGGGTAAGAAATTGGATAAACTGTTGAAACAGTCAGAAGAACAGTTGCAGAAATTGAACAGCTCCTCGAAACAGCTACGAGCACATATATTTGGGCAAGACAGATACTGGAGAAGATACTGGGAGCTGGCATGCGCTGGTGGCATCTTCGTCGAAGCTATGGAAAGCGCCGAACCAGAAATTCTAGAGTTGCAGGCTGAACTAGACGAAAAGTACAAAAACGTGTCGATGGAGGAAAAGTCAGAAACGAAGCAGGAGGACACCAAAGTCGAGAATCGCGAGAACGAAGCTCCTAACGACgtaaagaaggagaagaaattcAATTCGAGCGAGCAAGAGGCCGACGTCAAGCCTTTGGCGGACAAAACGAAATCTGAAATGGACGATGTTAATTGCAAGAAAGAACCTATGCAAAACTGCGAGAATTTGGCGAACatgaaggaagagaaaaagaacgattTGGATAATTCGATGACCGATGCGAAGACCAACGTCACGTCTGAAGAGATTAAACAAGAAACAGAGATAGTTAGTATGGATGCCGATATCAAAGAAGAGACGAAGAAGGAGAACGACGAAGCAGATGAAGACATGAAACCAGCGTTGAAGATAATGGAAGATAAAATCGTCGAAACAATTCCAAACGGTGATAAGTTCAACCATGTTAACAATCTTCATAATGGAAAAGAGTTAAACGGCACCTTTATATCTA ATAATAGCAACGAATCCAATTGGTTCTCGATTTTACCTCGCGAGACTTGCGATACTCCAGGACCAAGTACCAAGCAAATATTTGGAATAGCCGAACCAACCGAACTGAGAATACCAGTGTTCCCTCCGCCGGCTAGTCCAAATTACGACAGGTGTGACAGTCCAGCTCCTTTGATTTTGACTCAAGACGAAGCAGCGCAACTTGAGTATTTGAAAGTGCATGGTTTGCCACCCCCTGGAGAAGCCAAACCAGTACCAAAAG ATTTGAGATATGGTTGGTGGAGAATAACGGACGTAGACACGTTTCAAGAACTATTGGAGCACCTTCATTCTCGCGGTGTTCGCGAGAAGGAactaaaacgtacaacgtGGGCGACCATGGAATCTTTCCTAGCTGTTACGGGCAAGATCAACGTAGACCCTGGTAACCTGACTGCTACCGAACTTCAAGCGACACCAGATGAACCTGACACACCGATTCCAAAACCAGACAACCCGGCTGACTGGAGTGAACAAGTCGCATTACGGGTAGATGCGCAGCTTTTGGAACAAGTCGAGGCTCTAGAAGATAAAGTCGCAAATGCCAGCATGCAGATCAAAGGCTGGAAGTTACCTCCACGAGCAGGAACCGAAGAAGcggaagaaattgaaaaactgAACGAAATGGAGAAAATTAGCGCGGTTGAACAAGCTCGACAAAGGTTACTATCCCTGGAAGCAGCTATTGAAAGGAGATACTTAAAACCACCGTTAGGCGTTTG tacTGGAGATCCAAATCTAGCGGCCTTAAAGGCAGAACAAGCGGCCGCTGCGAACGCAAATTCGAATAATTCGGATCAGAGCAATCAGACCCCGATACCTCAAGAAGAAACAACTCCAAGAGGGCTGAACAACTGGCGAGAAGCAACGGCTCGAGCACACACGTCCGCTCAGCTCGCCATGGCGCTTTATATGTTGGAGGCCAGCATCGCTTGGGACAAGAGCATCATGAAGGCTGTGAGTCTAACACCAGCTAGAAACTCGGTCTGCGTCAAGCTACGAAACCGCTGCGTCTCACTCAAAGCTACCACTCAATACAATCAGCTATTGACTACTTCTCAGGCCTCT AATTGTCAGTTCTGTCATAGCGGAGATAACGAAGACAAACTATTACTGTGTGATGGTTGTGACCGCGGCTATCATACTTATTGTTTCCGTCCAAAAATGGAAAACATTCCTGATGGTGACTG GTATTGTCACGAATGCATGAACAAAGCTACAGGGGAACGAAACTGTTTGGTATGTGGAAAGAGGGTTGGTAAAAATTTAGTGCTATGTGAACTCTGTCCACGGGCTTATCACACTGACTGCCACAATCCTGTTATGCCAAaa ATGCCAAGGGGTAAATGGTATTGTTCTAATTGCCACAGTAAACAACCAAAGAAGAGAAATAGTAGTCGAAGGAGTCATACCAAAGGGGCAGGCACCAGAGAAAGCGAAAGTTCTGATCATCCACCAGCTAG TCCAACGCCGTCAACGGCATCGAACACACACGTAGAGGACGTCAGTTCATCGGAACCGGCAACCCCAACTGCTTCGCCACGGAAGGAGGGAAACAATAGGACGCTCACGAAGAAACAGCAACGAGAGTTGGCTCCTTGTAAGGTGCTACTCGAACAGTTGGAGCAACAGGACGAGGCCTGGCCGTTCCTCTTGCCGGTGAACACCAAACAGTTTCCTACCtacaagaaaattattaaaacaccCATGGATCTCAGTACGATCAAGAAGAAATTGCAGGACTCCGT GTACAAGTCTCGCGATGAGTTTTGCGCCGATGTCAGACAGATGTTCATCAACTGCGAGGTATTCAACGAGGATGACAGTCCCGTGGGGAAGGCTGGACACGGGATGCGCAGTTTCTTCGAAATGCGTTGGACCGAGATTACTGGCGCACCACCTCCACACCCACAAACGCATAGCTGA